In Nitrosophilus alvini, the following are encoded in one genomic region:
- the purQ gene encoding phosphoribosylformylglycinamidine synthase subunit PurQ, with amino-acid sequence MNVAIIRFPGTNCEFDTDYAFNLLGCKNSIVWHKKVSLPKNTDLVVIPGGFSYGDYLRSGAIARFSPIMQAVKEFAAKGGYVLGICNGFQILLESHLLPGAMKRNENLHFISKYQHLKVINCNNRFLSKLKKGDILNIPIAHAEGNYYIDDDGLKSLYDNEQVLLQYCDKDGNYENPNGSVNAIAGICNREKNVFGLMPHPERACEKILGSEDGIKMIEGFVN; translated from the coding sequence AACTGCGAATTTGATACAGATTATGCATTTAATCTTTTGGGATGCAAAAACAGCATAGTATGGCATAAGAAAGTCTCATTACCAAAAAATACAGATCTTGTTGTAATCCCAGGCGGTTTTAGTTACGGCGATTATTTAAGAAGCGGTGCAATTGCAAGATTTAGCCCCATTATGCAGGCTGTAAAAGAGTTTGCTGCAAAGGGGGGTTACGTTTTGGGTATCTGCAACGGATTTCAGATACTTTTGGAGTCTCACCTGCTTCCAGGAGCTATGAAAAGAAATGAAAATCTCCATTTTATATCCAAATATCAACATCTTAAAGTTATTAACTGCAACAACAGATTTCTATCCAAGTTAAAAAAAGGCGATATCCTGAATATCCCTATCGCCCATGCAGAGGGTAATTACTACATAGACGATGATGGCTTAAAATCACTTTATGACAATGAACAGGTTTTGTTACAGTATTGTGATAAAGATGGAAATTATGAGAATCCAAACGGTTCGGTCAATGCAATAGCAGGTATTTGCAACAGAGAAAAAAATGTTTTTGGACTTATGCCACATCCAGAAAGAGCTTGTGAAAAAATACTCGGTAGCGAAGACGGAATAAAAATGATAGAAGGATTTGTCAATTAG
- a CDS encoding lysophospholipid acyltransferase family protein, protein MKIFAKIRGIYAAVIIILFVLLNILLFTLFDKKYYKKIKQFISKSILKLLGIDIKTEGKIDENADMLVMNHKSMLDIIIMEAFYPKDLCWIAKKELFDMPLFGLMLKLPDNIAIDRQDKKGILHLLKETKKKVKNSHKVLAIFPEGTRAKGDRLLPFKPGASVIADKLDMRVQPIVIINSREIFDSKKLELNPGTVKIKFLPSFKAKENPDWLKNLRDEMQKILDSEKNCDK, encoded by the coding sequence ATGAAGATATTTGCAAAAATTAGAGGAATATATGCAGCTGTCATAATAATTCTTTTCGTTCTTCTTAATATTCTTCTTTTTACACTTTTTGATAAAAAATATTACAAAAAAATAAAACAGTTCATTTCAAAGAGCATACTAAAACTGCTTGGAATAGATATAAAAACTGAAGGTAAAATTGATGAAAATGCAGATATGTTGGTAATGAATCACAAAAGCATGCTTGATATCATTATTATGGAAGCTTTTTATCCAAAAGATTTATGCTGGATCGCAAAAAAAGAGCTTTTTGACATGCCACTATTTGGTCTTATGCTCAAGCTTCCCGATAATATAGCTATAGACCGTCAGGACAAAAAAGGAATTCTACACCTTCTCAAAGAGACAAAGAAAAAAGTAAAAAACTCACATAAGGTACTGGCAATTTTTCCCGAAGGTACAAGAGCTAAAGGAGACAGACTTCTCCCTTTCAAACCCGGTGCTTCTGTAATAGCCGACAAGTTGGATATGAGAGTGCAACCGATTGTTATTATAAACAGCAGAGAAATTTTTGATTCAAAAAAATTGGAACTAAATCCAGGTACAGTAAAAATAAAGTTCCTGCCATCTTTCAAGGCAAAGGAAAACCCAGACTGGCTAAAAAACTTAAGAGATGAGATGCAAAAGATACTTGACAGTGAAAAAAACTGTGATAAATAA